The following proteins are encoded in a genomic region of Gimesia algae:
- a CDS encoding sulfatase family protein: MRRLIITLVCCFMLMSFIESTELSAADQSPRPNVVIILADDMGLGDVTALNRQSRIPTPHLDQLARQGLVFTDAHAAGSYCVPSRYGLLTGRYMWRTRLGSGGNLANFAGTLIEPGRRTIANLMQDAGYQTGLVGKWHQGIDWKLHDESEREQIRVDPNYQNFKNIDFAAPALKGPKDYGFAYSFGTAGSAEMNPAAFIENNRVTVIPTLTTEQAKKIHGEWFGRDDNIIAEGYTMDRLVPTLSNKACEFVETSVRAKPDQPFFLYYAMTTPHNPIVPNEEFVGKSKAGTYGDFVVELDHHVGRLLSKLDELGIADNTLLFFTSDNGPVDRTRGYPQRWVRGDTQIYGHDSTGDCSGWKGGLEEGGHRVPFIVRWPDKIKPGEQCATTIVFNDVLPTLAEMLNVNLDSNTAEDGVSFYSALTGESRPVSFHKAIIHNHHNGTFAVRQGPYKLMVKGPKTINEVLDNSVPVKYQLYDLDQDIAESTDISGKHPEKVMQMHALLKQYVKAGRSTD; the protein is encoded by the coding sequence ATGCGAAGGCTTATTATCACTCTGGTCTGCTGTTTCATGCTGATGTCGTTTATTGAATCAACAGAATTATCAGCGGCGGATCAGTCACCTCGACCCAACGTCGTCATCATTCTCGCGGATGACATGGGACTGGGGGATGTGACGGCGCTCAACAGACAGAGCCGCATACCGACTCCGCATCTGGACCAACTCGCGCGGCAGGGTCTGGTGTTTACCGACGCGCATGCCGCGGGATCGTATTGTGTGCCTTCCCGCTATGGCCTGCTTACCGGTCGCTACATGTGGCGCACGCGACTGGGATCGGGGGGCAATCTCGCTAACTTCGCCGGCACGTTGATTGAACCGGGACGCAGGACAATTGCGAATCTGATGCAGGACGCCGGTTATCAGACCGGGCTGGTGGGGAAATGGCATCAGGGGATTGACTGGAAGCTGCACGACGAAAGCGAGCGGGAACAGATTCGCGTCGATCCCAATTACCAGAACTTCAAAAACATCGACTTCGCTGCTCCCGCATTAAAGGGGCCGAAAGACTATGGATTCGCCTACTCCTTCGGCACTGCCGGTTCTGCGGAGATGAACCCGGCGGCGTTCATCGAGAACAATCGCGTGACCGTGATTCCCACGCTGACGACGGAGCAGGCGAAGAAAATACACGGCGAATGGTTTGGCCGGGATGATAACATCATCGCCGAGGGTTACACGATGGATCGCCTGGTGCCGACGCTTTCGAACAAGGCGTGTGAGTTCGTCGAGACTTCGGTCCGCGCGAAACCCGATCAGCCTTTCTTCCTGTATTATGCCATGACGACGCCTCACAATCCGATTGTTCCCAACGAGGAATTCGTCGGGAAGAGCAAGGCAGGTACGTACGGAGATTTCGTCGTCGAACTAGATCACCATGTCGGCAGACTGCTCAGTAAACTCGACGAACTGGGCATCGCAGACAACACGCTGTTATTCTTCACCAGCGATAACGGACCCGTTGATCGGACGCGCGGCTATCCGCAGCGCTGGGTGCGGGGGGATACACAGATTTATGGACATGACAGTACCGGCGACTGCAGCGGCTGGAAGGGGGGCCTCGAAGAAGGGGGACACCGTGTGCCGTTTATTGTGCGCTGGCCTGATAAAATCAAGCCGGGCGAACAGTGTGCGACGACGATTGTGTTTAACGATGTCCTGCCCACGCTGGCGGAGATGTTGAACGTCAATTTAGACAGCAACACTGCTGAAGACGGCGTCAGTTTTTATTCGGCATTAACTGGTGAATCGCGGCCTGTTTCGTTTCACAAAGCGATTATCCACAATCATCACAATGGTACGTTCGCCGTCCGCCAGGGACCGTATAAGCTGATGGTCAAGGGACCGAAAACCATCAACGAGGTTCTGGATAATAGTGTCCCGGTGAAATATCAACTGTATGACCTGGATCAGGATATCGCCGAGTCGACCGACATTTCAGGTAAACACCCCGAGAAAGTTATGCAGATGCACGCGCTGTTGAAACAATACGTGAAGGCAGGTCGCAGCACTGATTGA
- a CDS encoding potassium channel family protein, whose amino-acid sequence MLRHVIEKRLPLFLEFLSAFKRYASYIQEIIYGLLLILFLGAILIWRYENIDFGDAIYFTCITGLTIGYGDITPETAIGKIVSVGIGLVGMLAVGLSVAIATRALNDTAVRHFEIESEQQSS is encoded by the coding sequence ATGTTACGACACGTGATAGAAAAGCGTCTGCCTCTGTTTCTTGAATTTCTCTCTGCTTTCAAGCGTTATGCGTCTTACATCCAGGAAATTATCTACGGGTTGCTCCTGATTCTTTTCCTGGGAGCGATTCTGATCTGGAGATATGAGAATATCGATTTTGGGGATGCGATTTACTTTACCTGCATCACCGGTTTGACCATCGGCTATGGTGATATCACTCCTGAGACGGCCATCGGAAAAATCGTGAGTGTCGGAATTGGCCTGGTTGGTATGCTGGCGGTGGGCCTTTCTGTAGCGATTGCCACACGTGCGCTAAATGATACCGCGGTGCGGCATTTCGAAATTGAAAGTGAGCAGCAGTCTTCTTAG